The following are encoded together in the Equus quagga isolate Etosha38 chromosome 15, UCLA_HA_Equagga_1.0, whole genome shotgun sequence genome:
- the CDKN1A gene encoding cyclin-dependent kinase inhibitor 1, producing the protein MSEPARDARPIPRGSKACRRLFGPVDGEQLRRDCDALMASCAQEARERWNFDFVTETPLEGDFAWERVRGLGLPKLYLSPGPRGSRDDLRGGKRPSTSPALLQGTAEEDHVDLSLSCTLLPHPPERPEGSPGEPGTSQGRKRRQTIMTDFYHSKRRRIFSKRKP; encoded by the exons ATGTCGGAGCCGGCCAGGGATGCTCGTCCGATCCCGCGTGGCAGCAAGGCCTGCCGCCGCCTCTTCGGCCCGGTGGACGGCGAGCAGCTGCGCCGAGACTGTGACGCGCTGATGGCCAGCTGCGCACAGGAGGCCCGGGAGAGATGGAACTTCGATTTTGTCACCGAGACACCGCTGGAGGGCGACTTCGCCTGGGAGCGCGTGCGGGGCCTCGGCCTGCCCAAGCTCTACCTGTCCCCGGGGCCCCGGGGGAGCCGGGACGACCTGAGAGGGGGCAAGCGGCCCAGCACGTCACCTGCCCTGCTGCAGGGGACAGCCGAGGAGGACCACGTGGACCTGTCGCTGTCCTGTACCCTCCTGCCTCACCCCCCTGAGCGGCCTGAGGGGTCCCCGGGGGAGCCTGGCACCTCTCAGGGCCGAAAACGGCGGCAGACCATCATGACAG atttCTACCACTCCAAACGCCGCCGGATCTTCTCCAAGAGGAAGCCCTAA